From the Pseudorasbora parva isolate DD20220531a chromosome 2, ASM2467924v1, whole genome shotgun sequence genome, the window CCgaacccccgtgtcctcttccttcctcacattcacgaactttgctacactggtgccgaaacccgggaaggaagtaggacagtgccgccgccatgacaacgccctccgcctcgccatttgcggatgtcatcaactccctcgcggtcctccaccaagAACACCACCAGGCGTTGCTGGACCTCCGGACcgaacaggagcgccgcttcgaggcgatcgtccaaggccagcaagaggaccgcgagcggttccggagctggatggaccgggaggtccgcgccgaggccgccgcacgggccagcgcaccgggtcacgtgcccctccagaagatggggccggaagaAGACCCGGAGGCCTTCGTCGATCTATTCCAgaaagccgcggaggcctgcgggtggccccgggcacagtggccggtgcgcctcatccccctACTAtctggagaagcccaggcggccgcgcaacaactaccggtcgcgaacctcctggactacgatGATCTAAAGAAGGCCatccttcagcgggtcggccggaccccggaACAACATCGTCAGCGTTTCCGGTCCCTGGAGTGCGGtgagtccggtcgacccttcgcgttggcccaacagctccgggacgagtgccgcagatggcttctggccggcggcagcgacgtggaccatgttgtcgatctggtggtgctggagcagtttatcactcggctccccaggaagaccgccgagtgggtccagtgccaccggcccacgtcgctggagacggccatcaacttggcggaggaccacctggtggcgtgcccgggggtcggcgaacccccactaacttctccctctctctctcccccctctctctctctctctcgacctgtccctctccccaggtcccgccctccaggccctcctcgcgtcccccccagaggccggggtgggatgggccttggaccgtccgggagttcgcgggtcccgcccaggggggcggggccgctgggggctggtagtgacaatggctctggttccgccccctttccgcgctcatcctccaacccactccccgccgccggggcggaacaatgatccggatcccggacgtccagcggaccacccccgatcaagcaggagagtaccaaattcctgtgagtatcaaggggggtacatatcaggccttggtggattcaggatgtaaccaaacctcgatccatcaaagcctgatgcagcctggggcattggatacaagccgcgtgg encodes:
- the LOC137050837 gene encoding uncharacterized protein, with the protein product MTTPSASPFADVINSLAVLHQEHHQALLDLRTEQERRFEAIVQGQQEDRERFRSWMDREVRAEAAARASAPGHVPLQKMGPEEDPEAFVDLFQKAAEACGWPRAQWPVRLIPLLSGEAQAAAQQLPVANLLDYDDLKKAILQRVGRTPEQHRQRFRSLECGESGRPFALAQQLRDECRRWLLAGGSDVDHVVDLVVLEQFITRLPRKTAEWVQCHRPTSLETAINLAEDHLVACPGVGEPPLTSPSLSPPSLSLSRPVPLPRSRPPGPPRVPPRGRGGMGLGPSGSSRVPPRGAGPLGAGSDNGSGSAPFPRSSSNPLPAAGAEQ